The proteins below are encoded in one region of Bacillus alveayuensis:
- a CDS encoding YtoQ family protein (product_source=TIGR03646; cath_funfam=3.40.50.9200; cog=COG3613; pfam=PF11071; superfamily=52309; tigrfam=TIGR03646), whose amino-acid sequence MELIVYLAGEIHSNWRQEIKEKAQALQLPVKFVGPMENHERSDHIGEEILGTQPNAIFKDEAASKINNLRTTVLMQKADLVIALFGEKYKQWNTAMDASTAVALNKPLILIRPEALHHPLKELSNKANVTVETVNQALKVLSYIFEEENK is encoded by the coding sequence ATGGAATTAATTGTTTACCTTGCCGGGGAAATTCATAGCAATTGGAGACAAGAAATAAAGGAAAAAGCGCAAGCACTACAACTCCCTGTCAAATTTGTAGGGCCAATGGAAAATCATGAGCGTTCTGACCACATTGGGGAAGAAATATTAGGTACACAACCGAATGCCATTTTTAAAGATGAAGCTGCTTCTAAAATTAATAATCTCCGGACAACTGTTTTAATGCAAAAAGCAGATCTTGTGATTGCATTATTTGGAGAAAAATACAAGCAATGGAACACTGCTATGGATGCTAGTACAGCTGTTGCGTTGAATAAACCGTTAATATTAATCAGACCAGAAGCTTTGCATCACCCGCTAAAAGAACTGTCGAATAAAGCAAATGTCACAGTTGAAACCGTAAACCAAGCATTAAAAGTCTTATCCTACATATTTGAAGAGGAAAATAAATAA
- a CDS encoding hypothetical protein (product_source=Hypo-rule applied; cath_funfam=3.90.950.10; superfamily=49401): MRLFKIAFIYSFAFTLLVGCSISKEEVKQSAIASIKIAFQEDSVKANETNDQFSFYLPDTFDIESASGSNLILSEGEQQYILFVNKNEKRNSKLLYQKGIDTATDILVNETMETDDEFKYTIIIKLNEKVYEVITGIGGIKMTTHANSQDVDDSVRKMIKIVQSVQY; encoded by the coding sequence GTGAGGCTATTTAAAATTGCTTTCATATATAGTTTTGCCTTTACGTTATTGGTAGGCTGCTCGATATCAAAAGAAGAAGTAAAACAATCGGCTATAGCATCAATCAAGATCGCTTTTCAAGAAGATTCTGTTAAGGCAAATGAAACGAATGATCAGTTCTCGTTTTATTTGCCTGACACTTTTGATATAGAATCGGCTTCAGGCAGCAATCTGATTTTGTCAGAAGGGGAGCAGCAATATATTTTATTCGTCAATAAAAATGAAAAAAGAAATAGTAAGCTTTTATATCAAAAGGGGATCGATACGGCAACAGATATACTTGTGAATGAAACGATGGAGACCGATGATGAGTTTAAATATACAATTATTATTAAACTGAATGAAAAAGTATATGAAGTGATTACAGGAATAGGCGGAATAAAAATGACAACTCACGCTAATAGTCAAGATGTTGACGATAGTGTAAGAAAAATGATCAAAATTGTTCAATCTGTCCAATACTAA